One Peterkaempfera bronchialis DNA window includes the following coding sequences:
- a CDS encoding acyl-CoA dehydrogenase family protein, with product MPATRFLATDEAAALIELTRTLAVKELAPQAAEAEAEARFPREAFRTLGRAGLLGLPYPEKYGGGGQPYEVYLQVLEEIAAVWSSVAVGVSVHALSCFGLAAFGTEEQRKEWLPDMLGGELLGAYCLSEPHAGSDPAAMRTRAVRDGDHYVLNGTKAWTTHGGHADFYTVMARTSEDRSRGISCFLVPADTPGLIADVPERKMGLTGSATATVRFEDVRVPVHRRIGEEGQGLRIALTALDSGRLGIAAVAVGLSQGAFDHAVRYAQERETFGKPIIEHQGLAFVLADMGAAIESARATTLSAARLKDCGQPFTREASIAKLVATDNAMKVTTDAVQVLGGYGYTRDFPVERYMREAKVMQIFEGTNQIQRMVISRALNEPAKGTVTVLKTH from the coding sequence ATGCCCGCCACTCGATTCCTGGCGACTGACGAAGCCGCCGCCCTCATCGAGCTCACCCGTACGCTCGCGGTGAAGGAACTCGCCCCCCAAGCGGCCGAGGCGGAGGCGGAGGCGAGGTTCCCTCGCGAGGCCTTCCGGACGCTCGGCCGTGCCGGACTGCTCGGGCTGCCCTATCCCGAGAAGTACGGCGGCGGTGGTCAGCCGTACGAGGTCTACCTCCAGGTGCTGGAGGAGATCGCGGCCGTGTGGTCCAGCGTCGCCGTCGGCGTGTCGGTGCACGCGCTCTCCTGCTTCGGCCTCGCCGCCTTCGGCACCGAGGAGCAGCGGAAGGAGTGGCTCCCGGACATGCTCGGCGGCGAACTCCTCGGCGCGTACTGCCTGTCCGAGCCGCACGCCGGATCGGATCCCGCGGCCATGCGCACCCGGGCCGTCAGGGACGGCGACCACTACGTGCTCAATGGCACCAAGGCATGGACCACACACGGCGGCCACGCGGACTTCTACACGGTCATGGCGCGCACCTCGGAAGACCGCTCCCGGGGCATCTCCTGCTTCCTGGTCCCCGCGGACACTCCCGGCCTGATCGCCGACGTGCCCGAGCGGAAGATGGGACTGACCGGTTCGGCCACCGCCACCGTGCGCTTCGAGGACGTGCGGGTCCCCGTCCATCGCCGCATCGGCGAGGAGGGCCAGGGGCTGCGGATCGCGCTCACCGCTCTGGACTCCGGCCGGCTCGGCATCGCGGCCGTCGCCGTCGGCCTGTCCCAGGGCGCCTTCGATCACGCGGTGCGCTACGCCCAGGAGCGGGAGACCTTCGGCAAGCCGATCATCGAGCACCAGGGGCTGGCGTTCGTACTGGCCGACATGGGCGCCGCGATCGAGTCCGCCCGCGCCACCACCCTGTCCGCCGCCCGGCTCAAGGACTGCGGCCAGCCCTTCACCCGGGAGGCGTCGATCGCCAAGCTCGTCGCCACGGACAACGCCATGAAGGTCACCACGGATGCCGTGCAGGTGCTCGGCGGGTACGGATACACCCGTGACTTCCCCGTCGAGCGGTACATGCGCGAAGCCAAGGTCATGCAGATCTTCGAGGGGACCAACCAGATTCAGCGCATGGTCATCAGCCGCGCGCTGAACGAGCCCGCGAAGGGCACCGTCACCGTGCTGAAAACCCACTGA
- a CDS encoding acyl-CoA dehydrogenase family protein translates to MWDFSTDPEFQQKLDWMNRFVREEVEPLDLLFPSGGDPYDTGNEAARAILRPLQQQVREQGLWACHLGPELGGQGYGQLKLALMNEILGRSSWAPTVFGTAAPDTGNAEILAMFGTEEQRKRYLRPLLDGDIVSTFSMTEPQAGADPKEFTCRAWQEGDTWVIDGEKWFSSNARYAAFLIVMAVTDSEARPHERMSMFIVPAQTPGVTIKRNVATMAERDELDEGIHGYIRYDHVRLPADAMLGGPGEGFKVAQARLGGGRVHHAMRIVGQCARAMEMMLERAVSRRTQGERLADKQAVQAMIADSWIELQQYRLLVLHTAWVIDTQPHGAARTQIAMCKVAMAKVHHDIVRRALHLHGSLGTTHEMPLAEMWMSVPSLALADGPTEVHRTTVAKQLLRGVEPAPGLFPSEHIPPKREAARRRYADVLKEYGL, encoded by the coding sequence ATGTGGGACTTCTCCACCGACCCCGAGTTCCAGCAGAAGCTGGACTGGATGAACCGCTTTGTGCGCGAGGAGGTGGAGCCGCTCGACCTCCTCTTCCCCTCCGGCGGCGACCCGTACGACACCGGCAACGAGGCGGCTCGCGCCATCCTGCGGCCGCTGCAGCAGCAGGTGCGTGAGCAGGGCCTGTGGGCCTGCCACCTCGGCCCCGAGCTCGGCGGCCAGGGCTACGGCCAGCTCAAGCTCGCCCTGATGAACGAGATCCTCGGCCGCTCCTCCTGGGCGCCCACCGTCTTCGGCACCGCCGCCCCCGACACCGGCAACGCCGAGATCCTGGCGATGTTCGGGACCGAGGAGCAGCGGAAGCGCTATCTGCGACCACTGCTCGACGGGGACATCGTCTCCACCTTCTCCATGACCGAACCGCAGGCCGGCGCGGACCCCAAGGAGTTCACCTGCCGCGCCTGGCAGGAGGGGGACACATGGGTGATCGACGGCGAGAAGTGGTTCTCCTCCAACGCCCGCTACGCGGCGTTCCTCATCGTCATGGCCGTGACCGACTCCGAAGCCAGGCCGCACGAGCGGATGTCGATGTTCATCGTGCCCGCGCAGACGCCCGGCGTCACGATCAAGCGCAATGTCGCCACCATGGCCGAGCGCGACGAACTGGACGAGGGCATCCATGGCTACATCCGCTACGACCATGTGCGCCTTCCCGCCGACGCCATGCTCGGTGGCCCCGGCGAGGGCTTCAAGGTGGCCCAGGCCCGCCTCGGCGGCGGCCGGGTCCATCACGCCATGCGCATCGTCGGCCAGTGCGCCCGTGCCATGGAGATGATGCTGGAGCGCGCGGTGTCCCGCCGTACGCAGGGGGAGCGGCTGGCCGACAAGCAGGCCGTCCAAGCCATGATCGCCGACTCCTGGATCGAGCTCCAGCAGTACCGCCTGCTGGTGCTCCACACCGCCTGGGTCATCGACACCCAGCCGCACGGGGCGGCTCGCACCCAGATCGCCATGTGCAAGGTGGCGATGGCGAAGGTCCACCACGACATCGTCCGGCGTGCGCTGCACCTGCACGGCTCACTCGGCACCACCCATGAGATGCCCTTGGCGGAGATGTGGATGAGCGTGCCCTCTCTCGCCCTGGCCGATGGGCCGACCGAGGTGCACAGGACCACGGTGGCCAAGCAACTGCTGCGTGGTGTCGAGCCCGCTCCGGGCCTCTTCCCGAGCGAGCACATTCCGCCGAAGCGTGAGGCGGCCCGCCGCCGTTACGCCGACGTCCTGAAGGAGTACGGCCTGTGA
- a CDS encoding class I adenylate-forming enzyme family protein, with amino-acid sequence MRTWSSEMVAVLRGSGRLAVIDGDRAIDGARLLAAAAGAVSWIESLGLPPEAPLPALVTTNIDTVALLLAGAATGHPLSPLGPRLTAAELGHPVRALGSDVLLYEPAFAATAAEIARTAGIRPVPITPWPEGGGVERLAVTDPESVCVNLHTAGTTGLPKRVPITQGVLWERRRLLAGLTGLGPGAVYATGSPVHHIGGLGTLLVALSVGATAVATRSFSLDWWRSLGPANVTHTLLVPSMIEMLLAAEALHALPLRTLIYGASPIHPDTLRRVLAVLPETRLLNLFGQTEGSPLTCLTPEDHLEAAQGRPELLTSVGRPVPGLRLRIDNPDAAGAGELLAQAPHLSLTGSDGWLRTGDIGHRTKDGYVYLVGRTHDRIVRGGENIFPLEVEQVLESHHAVAAAGVVGVPDRRLGQTVAAFVVPARADRPPDAGELRRYVRERLAGFKVPEYWYVEASLPHSGAGKLLRRELQDLHRERTTEV; translated from the coding sequence ATGCGCACGTGGTCCAGTGAGATGGTCGCCGTGCTCCGGGGTTCCGGCCGGCTCGCGGTGATCGACGGTGACCGTGCGATCGACGGCGCACGGTTGCTGGCCGCCGCCGCAGGAGCGGTGTCCTGGATCGAGTCCCTCGGACTGCCACCGGAAGCACCGCTGCCCGCGTTGGTGACCACCAACATCGACACGGTCGCGTTGCTGCTTGCCGGTGCGGCCACCGGCCACCCGCTCTCACCGCTCGGCCCGCGGCTCACCGCGGCCGAACTCGGCCACCCCGTGCGGGCACTCGGCAGCGATGTCCTGCTGTACGAACCGGCCTTTGCCGCGACGGCCGCCGAGATCGCCCGGACGGCCGGAATCCGGCCCGTGCCGATCACCCCCTGGCCGGAGGGCGGGGGCGTCGAACGCCTGGCGGTGACCGACCCGGAGTCGGTGTGCGTGAACCTGCACACCGCCGGCACCACCGGCCTGCCCAAGAGGGTGCCGATCACCCAGGGCGTGCTGTGGGAGCGCCGCCGACTGCTCGCCGGGCTGACCGGCCTCGGCCCGGGGGCCGTCTACGCCACCGGCTCACCGGTGCACCACATCGGCGGCCTGGGCACGCTGCTGGTCGCACTGTCGGTCGGCGCGACCGCTGTGGCCACCCGGTCGTTCAGCCTCGACTGGTGGCGGAGCCTGGGACCCGCCAACGTGACACACACGCTGCTGGTGCCGAGCATGATCGAGATGCTGCTCGCCGCCGAGGCCCTGCACGCCCTGCCCCTGCGCACGCTGATCTACGGAGCCTCCCCCATCCACCCGGACACGCTCCGCCGCGTCCTGGCCGTCCTGCCGGAGACACGCCTGCTGAACCTGTTCGGCCAGACGGAGGGCAGTCCGCTCACCTGCCTCACGCCGGAGGACCATCTGGAGGCGGCGCAGGGGCGGCCGGAGCTGCTCACCTCGGTGGGGCGTCCGGTGCCGGGTCTGCGACTGCGCATCGACAACCCGGACGCGGCGGGTGCGGGCGAGCTGCTGGCACAGGCCCCTCACCTGAGCCTGACCGGGTCCGACGGCTGGCTGCGCACCGGTGACATCGGCCACCGGACCAAAGACGGGTACGTCTACCTGGTGGGACGAACGCACGACCGTATCGTCCGCGGTGGCGAGAACATCTTCCCCCTTGAGGTGGAGCAGGTGCTCGAAAGCCACCACGCGGTTGCCGCCGCCGGAGTGGTCGGGGTCCCGGACCGGAGGCTGGGCCAGACGGTCGCAGCCTTCGTCGTTCCGGCCCGTGCGGACCGGCCGCCGGACGCGGGGGAGTTGCGCCGGTACGTGCGCGAGCGGCTGGCGGGCTTCAAGGTACCGGAGTACTGGTACGTGGAAGCGTCCTTGCCTCACTCGGGAGCCGGAAAGCTGCTCCGCCGGGAGCTCCAGGACCTGCACCGCGAGCGGACCACGGAGGTGTAG
- a CDS encoding SDR family NAD(P)-dependent oxidoreductase: protein MKTTELFDLTGKVALVTGGSRGLGREMVLAFARAGADVVVASRKVDTCRTVAAEVEALGRQALAHACHVGRWSDIDDLVDTAYQRFGTIDILVNNAGMSPLAPSSEETSEELFDKVVGVNFKGPFRLGALVGRRMADGEGGSIINVSSSGALMPQPKFGPYAGAKAALNVLTQVLALEYAPKVRVNTLSAGPFLTDISQAWPEEVRTSTRSAIGHPGRPEEIVTSALYLASPASSYTTGALLRVDGGLY from the coding sequence GTGAAGACCACTGAACTCTTCGACCTCACCGGCAAGGTGGCCCTGGTGACCGGGGGCAGCCGTGGCCTCGGCCGGGAGATGGTGCTCGCCTTCGCGCGGGCCGGCGCGGACGTCGTCGTCGCCAGCCGCAAGGTGGACACCTGCCGGACAGTGGCGGCCGAGGTCGAGGCCCTGGGCCGCCAGGCGCTCGCCCATGCCTGCCATGTCGGGCGGTGGAGCGACATAGACGACCTGGTGGACACCGCGTACCAGCGCTTCGGCACGATCGACATCTTGGTCAACAATGCCGGGATGTCGCCACTGGCACCGTCCTCGGAGGAGACGTCCGAGGAGCTGTTCGACAAGGTCGTCGGCGTCAACTTCAAAGGCCCCTTCCGGCTCGGCGCCCTGGTCGGCCGGCGCATGGCCGACGGCGAGGGCGGATCCATCATCAACGTCTCGTCGTCGGGCGCGCTGATGCCGCAACCGAAGTTCGGTCCCTACGCCGGCGCCAAGGCCGCTCTCAACGTGCTGACCCAGGTGCTGGCCCTGGAGTACGCGCCCAAGGTCAGGGTCAACACGCTGTCGGCCGGGCCGTTCCTGACGGACATCTCACAGGCGTGGCCCGAGGAGGTCCGGACCAGCACCCGCAGTGCGATCGGCCACCCGGGGCGGCCGGAGGAGATCGTCACCAGCGCGCTGTACCTGGCGAGCCCGGCCTCCAGCTACACCACCGGTGCGCTGCTGCGGGTGGACGGAGGACTCTACTGA
- a CDS encoding SDR family NAD(P)-dependent oxidoreductase encodes MLLDNTAALVTGGASGLGAATAQALAARGAAVFALDLPAGLDKAPDVEGVTYVGADVTDAEQVRAAVATAAGSGAPLRTVVNCAGIGPSMRILGKKGVHDLDLYAKVVQINLIGSFNVLALASEAIAETEPDANGQRGVIVNTASVAAFEGQIGQAAYSSSKGGIVGLTLPAARDLAQYGIRVCAIAPGIVETPMLATVSEEFRASLGAGVPFPRRLARPEEYAQLALSIIDHDYLNGEVIRMDGGLRMAPR; translated from the coding sequence ATGCTGCTCGACAATACTGCCGCCCTGGTCACCGGAGGTGCCTCCGGCCTCGGCGCGGCGACCGCGCAGGCCCTGGCCGCCCGGGGCGCGGCCGTCTTCGCCCTCGACCTCCCGGCCGGCCTCGACAAGGCCCCGGACGTCGAAGGCGTCACCTACGTCGGTGCGGATGTCACCGACGCCGAGCAGGTCCGTGCCGCAGTCGCGACCGCTGCGGGCAGCGGCGCACCGCTGCGCACGGTGGTCAACTGCGCCGGCATCGGCCCGTCCATGCGGATCCTCGGCAAGAAGGGCGTGCACGACCTCGACCTGTACGCCAAGGTCGTCCAGATCAACCTGATCGGCTCCTTCAACGTCCTGGCGCTCGCCTCGGAGGCCATCGCCGAGACCGAGCCGGATGCCAACGGGCAGCGCGGCGTCATCGTCAACACCGCGTCGGTCGCCGCGTTCGAGGGGCAGATCGGCCAGGCCGCGTACTCCTCCTCCAAGGGGGGCATCGTCGGCCTGACCCTGCCGGCCGCCCGGGACCTGGCCCAGTACGGCATCCGCGTGTGCGCCATCGCCCCCGGAATCGTGGAGACCCCGATGCTGGCGACCGTCTCCGAGGAGTTCCGCGCCTCACTCGGCGCAGGTGTGCCGTTCCCGCGGCGTCTGGCGCGACCGGAGGAGTACGCGCAACTGGCCCTCTCGATCATTGACCACGACTACCTCAACGGCGAGGTCATCCGGATGGACGGCGGCCTGCGCATGGCTCCGCGCTGA
- a CDS encoding enoyl-CoA hydratase/isomerase family protein, producing MSEVIRLSPREIAELYASGLDTDVVTVPAATETPRAADVLTIVDLDGPLTAPEQVATALRNSARVLIGIARHPLPPACAPVCEALTLTVSAVPQPGRAHVLVDDPEAELDRLIAAVDAAPRAALALAGLLRLTATASVRDGLVAESLAYSALLGGPEFAAWRAARPARRVPPVPSDVVLLERADDVLRMTLNRPDRRNALGHGLRDGLIRALELVLADTSLKVAELRGEGASFCSGGDLDEFGSAVDPASAHVVRLSRSAGWLVHRCADRVRPYLHGACVGAGMEVPAFADIVVADPGAWFMLPERSLGLVPGAGGTVSVTRRIGPWRTAWMTLTGDRVTARRALEWGLVDRVEPCVP from the coding sequence ATGTCTGAGGTAATCCGGCTTTCCCCTCGGGAGATCGCCGAGCTGTACGCGTCCGGCCTCGACACCGATGTGGTCACGGTGCCCGCCGCGACCGAGACCCCACGTGCCGCGGACGTGCTGACGATCGTGGATCTGGACGGTCCGCTGACCGCCCCGGAGCAGGTGGCGACCGCGCTGCGGAACTCCGCCCGCGTCCTGATCGGCATCGCCCGGCATCCTCTCCCTCCCGCCTGCGCCCCCGTCTGCGAGGCCCTGACGCTGACCGTGAGCGCCGTCCCGCAGCCGGGCCGCGCCCATGTCCTCGTGGACGATCCCGAGGCCGAACTCGACCGGCTGATCGCCGCGGTCGATGCCGCCCCGCGCGCCGCCCTCGCTCTGGCGGGACTGCTGCGTCTGACCGCCACGGCGTCCGTGCGCGACGGGTTGGTGGCCGAGTCACTGGCGTACTCGGCGCTGCTGGGCGGGCCGGAGTTCGCCGCGTGGCGGGCCGCGCGCCCTGCCCGCCGTGTGCCGCCGGTCCCGTCCGACGTCGTACTGCTGGAGCGTGCGGACGATGTGCTGCGGATGACGTTGAACCGCCCCGACCGGCGCAACGCGCTGGGGCACGGACTGCGCGACGGCCTCATCCGGGCTCTGGAACTCGTGCTCGCCGACACCTCCCTGAAAGTCGCGGAACTCCGAGGTGAAGGGGCGTCGTTCTGCAGCGGCGGCGATCTGGACGAGTTCGGCAGCGCCGTGGATCCCGCGTCCGCCCACGTGGTACGGCTGTCCCGCAGCGCGGGATGGCTGGTCCACCGCTGCGCGGACCGGGTACGGCCGTATCTGCACGGCGCCTGTGTCGGTGCGGGCATGGAGGTTCCCGCGTTCGCCGACATCGTGGTGGCCGATCCCGGCGCATGGTTCATGCTGCCGGAGCGGAGCCTCGGCCTGGTGCCGGGCGCGGGCGGGACGGTCAGCGTGACCCGGCGGATCGGTCCCTGGCGCACCGCGTGGATGACGCTGACCGGGGACAGGGTGACAGCCCGGCGGGCGCTGGAGTGGGGCCTGGTGGACCGGGTCGAGCCCTGTGTCCCATAG
- a CDS encoding class I adenylate-forming enzyme family protein, whose protein sequence is MMLIDAEGVSLTWADFDRRTSGVARALAARGIGPGTRVAWQLPTRISTALVMAALRRLGAVQAPVIPLYRERELTAALATSEAECLLVPGIWRGVDYVALAGTVAKTLSAAGRTPPRVLDIGHHAPELDDATASGDATATGPDTAAFPVPDPDEVAWIHFTSGATGAPKGARHTDTSLLVPGLSFAGFGELGKEAGEFGAMGFPIAHVGGVQYLTAALAGGYPVLLLEAFNPSEAVGLFRRHGVTTTGGAPPFYTALVELARSAPETRLIPTLRTLKGGGAPCPPHLVGEVADTLGAVLAHDYGMTEVPMIAVASPSDAPEILAATDGRPLPGNHLRLVDADGAECAAGTAGEVQIKGPGVCHGYTDPEATAAAFTQDGWFRTGDLGLLRDTGHLEVVGRLKDLIIRKGENIAPQEIEALLANHPDLAEAAVIGLPDADRGERVCAVVVMRPGRTAPAVADLGAWLTEAGLMRQKLPEQVEVVDVLPRTGLMKVAKSQLLTRFAPVG, encoded by the coding sequence ATGATGCTCATCGACGCCGAGGGGGTCTCGCTGACCTGGGCCGACTTCGACCGCCGGACCTCCGGGGTGGCCCGAGCCCTGGCGGCCCGGGGCATCGGGCCCGGCACGCGCGTGGCATGGCAGCTGCCCACCCGGATCAGTACGGCGTTGGTGATGGCGGCCCTGCGGCGTCTCGGTGCGGTCCAAGCACCGGTGATCCCGTTGTACCGGGAGCGTGAGCTCACTGCCGCGCTCGCGACCTCGGAGGCCGAGTGCCTCCTCGTTCCGGGCATCTGGCGGGGTGTCGACTACGTGGCCCTCGCCGGCACCGTCGCGAAGACCCTGTCCGCCGCCGGACGAACCCCGCCTCGGGTGCTGGACATCGGGCACCACGCTCCCGAACTCGACGACGCGACCGCCTCGGGAGACGCGACGGCCACGGGCCCCGACACGGCGGCGTTCCCCGTCCCGGACCCGGACGAGGTCGCGTGGATCCACTTCACTTCGGGGGCCACCGGCGCCCCGAAGGGCGCCCGGCACACCGACACCTCACTGCTTGTCCCGGGCCTCTCGTTCGCCGGGTTCGGTGAACTGGGCAAGGAGGCCGGCGAGTTCGGCGCCATGGGGTTTCCGATCGCACACGTCGGCGGTGTCCAGTACCTGACCGCGGCGCTGGCCGGCGGGTATCCCGTCCTGCTGCTGGAGGCGTTCAATCCCAGCGAGGCGGTGGGTCTGTTCCGCAGACACGGCGTGACCACGACCGGCGGTGCGCCGCCGTTCTACACGGCGCTCGTCGAACTGGCCCGCAGCGCCCCGGAGACACGGCTGATCCCGACGCTGCGTACCTTGAAGGGCGGCGGGGCGCCCTGTCCTCCCCACCTGGTGGGGGAGGTCGCGGACACGCTTGGTGCGGTGCTCGCGCACGACTACGGCATGACCGAGGTGCCGATGATCGCGGTGGCGTCCCCGTCGGATGCCCCCGAAATCCTCGCCGCCACTGACGGGCGGCCGTTGCCGGGCAACCACCTGCGGCTGGTCGATGCGGACGGTGCGGAGTGCGCGGCCGGAACCGCGGGTGAGGTGCAGATCAAGGGTCCCGGGGTGTGCCACGGCTACACCGATCCGGAGGCGACGGCGGCGGCGTTCACCCAGGACGGCTGGTTCCGCACCGGGGACCTCGGCCTCCTGCGCGACACCGGGCACCTGGAGGTCGTGGGCCGGCTCAAGGACCTCATCATCCGCAAGGGCGAGAACATCGCCCCGCAGGAGATCGAGGCCCTGCTGGCGAACCATCCCGACCTGGCCGAGGCCGCCGTCATCGGCCTGCCCGACGCCGACCGCGGCGAACGGGTCTGCGCGGTCGTGGTGATGAGGCCCGGACGCACGGCACCCGCCGTCGCGGATCTCGGGGCGTGGCTGACGGAGGCCGGCCTGATGCGGCAGAAGCTCCCGGAGCAGGTCGAGGTCGTGGACGTGCTGCCGCGCACCGGGTTGATGAAGGTCGCCAAGTCGCAGTTGCTGACGCGGTTCGCCCCGGTCGGCTGA
- a CDS encoding phosphotransferase family protein, translated as MATTDSTGDTSALAETLRGRATGAAQAWHPGAEVTRVEPLTGGSSSLTFTAELRGVPEEQRKVVLKVAPPGLAPVRNRDVLRQARLMRALHDQPGVPVPPVFFEDAGDPPDVPPFLAMGFVPGDCVEPMLIEERDPAAFPAIRSRALDAAAVLAALHRVDPARAGLGDEPVVGLKDEIDRWTRAFTTVPADLQGDYEECARALLATMPSAMAPTVNHGDYRLGNTLCRDGRVTSVIDWEIWSVGDPRIDVTWLTFFTDEAHHPGAPGNGPSGMPTARELLDAYTDAGGPDLPDLAWFDALTRYKEAGATALLIKRGRKSGRLVPEMARMAPALPVLLNEARELIGA; from the coding sequence ATGGCGACGACGGACAGCACCGGAGACACCTCCGCACTCGCGGAGACCCTGCGAGGCCGGGCGACCGGAGCGGCGCAGGCCTGGCACCCCGGAGCCGAGGTGACCCGTGTCGAGCCCCTGACGGGCGGTTCCTCCAGCCTCACCTTCACCGCCGAGCTGCGCGGAGTACCGGAGGAGCAGCGCAAGGTGGTGCTCAAGGTCGCCCCTCCGGGACTGGCACCGGTACGCAACCGGGATGTGCTGCGCCAGGCCCGGCTCATGCGGGCGTTGCACGATCAGCCCGGTGTTCCCGTGCCCCCCGTGTTCTTCGAGGACGCGGGCGACCCGCCGGACGTACCGCCTTTTCTCGCGATGGGCTTCGTCCCCGGCGACTGCGTCGAGCCCATGCTGATCGAGGAGCGTGACCCGGCGGCGTTTCCGGCGATCCGGTCCCGTGCGCTGGACGCGGCCGCCGTGCTCGCCGCTCTGCACCGGGTGGACCCGGCGCGGGCCGGCCTGGGGGACGAGCCGGTCGTGGGACTGAAGGACGAGATCGACCGGTGGACCCGGGCGTTCACCACCGTCCCCGCCGACCTCCAGGGCGACTACGAGGAATGCGCACGAGCCCTGCTCGCCACGATGCCGTCGGCGATGGCGCCTACGGTCAACCACGGCGACTACCGGCTCGGCAACACCCTGTGCCGGGACGGCCGCGTGACGTCGGTCATCGACTGGGAGATCTGGTCGGTCGGTGATCCGCGCATCGATGTCACGTGGCTGACCTTCTTCACCGACGAGGCCCACCACCCCGGCGCACCCGGCAACGGGCCGTCCGGGATGCCCACCGCCCGGGAACTGCTCGACGCCTACACGGACGCGGGCGGTCCGGACCTGCCCGACCTCGCTTGGTTCGACGCGCTGACCCGCTACAAGGAGGCGGGAGCGACCGCACTGCTCATCAAGCGTGGTCGCAAGTCGGGCCGGCTCGTCCCGGAGATGGCGCGGATGGCCCCAGCCCTTCCGGTGCTGCTGAACGAGGCCCGCGAGCTGATCGGGGCCTGA
- a CDS encoding TetR/AcrR family transcriptional regulator, giving the protein MPSARRTSRQNDLLERLVALLTAEGFASFTLDGLAERLHCSKTTLYQLAGSKQDLVGEAVRHYFRSAAEAVEKRVAETTAPSDRVQVYLNTVAEQLRPLSRRFLDDMAHFRPAREVYEANTRHAADRVRQLITEGVAAGAFRNVHAAFVGEVAAATMQQIQRGEVAARTGLSDSEAYAELASLIVHAVSS; this is encoded by the coding sequence ATGCCGTCCGCCCGCCGCACCTCCCGCCAGAACGACCTGCTGGAGCGTCTGGTCGCTCTGCTGACGGCGGAGGGGTTCGCCTCGTTCACGCTCGACGGCCTGGCCGAGCGGCTGCACTGTTCGAAGACGACGCTGTACCAGCTCGCCGGAAGCAAGCAGGACCTGGTCGGGGAAGCGGTCAGGCACTACTTCCGCTCCGCCGCCGAGGCCGTCGAGAAGCGGGTGGCGGAGACCACGGCGCCGTCCGACCGCGTACAGGTCTATCTGAACACCGTGGCCGAGCAGCTCAGGCCGCTCTCCCGGCGGTTCCTGGACGACATGGCGCACTTCCGGCCCGCCCGCGAGGTGTACGAGGCCAATACGAGGCACGCGGCCGACCGGGTCCGGCAGCTGATCACCGAGGGTGTGGCAGCGGGAGCCTTCAGGAATGTGCACGCCGCATTCGTGGGCGAGGTCGCCGCGGCCACCATGCAGCAGATCCAGCGGGGCGAGGTGGCGGCGCGCACCGGTCTCAGCGACTCCGAGGCGTACGCCGAGCTGGCGTCGCTGATCGTCCACGCCGTCTCTTCCTGA
- a CDS encoding FadR/GntR family transcriptional regulator, with protein sequence MRVGRQVRVPKTAELIAAALRRQIVHRELEPGDALPSESSLMEQFGVSRPTLREAYRVLESEGLINVRRGAHGGARVTAPDAEVAARYAGLILEYREATLADVYRASAVLEPPCARSLANKHTATALNRLRAAVEAEKAVLDDPMALVAAQDAFHALLVELAGNQTLNLLSSMLRYIVDRANAAHLADALDSEVHKSQSRKAHRTHVKLVDLIAAGKADEAEKLWARHITAADDAVNAAGSKTLLDLLN encoded by the coding sequence ATGCGCGTAGGCCGCCAGGTCCGCGTGCCCAAGACCGCTGAGCTCATCGCCGCTGCCCTGCGTCGCCAGATCGTCCACCGGGAGCTGGAGCCTGGAGACGCGCTGCCGTCCGAATCCTCCCTGATGGAGCAGTTCGGCGTCTCCCGGCCGACACTGCGGGAGGCCTACCGGGTCCTGGAGTCCGAGGGCCTGATCAACGTCAGGCGTGGAGCGCACGGCGGCGCACGGGTGACCGCGCCCGATGCCGAGGTCGCCGCCAGGTACGCCGGATTGATCCTGGAATACCGCGAGGCCACCCTGGCGGACGTCTACCGCGCCAGCGCCGTCCTGGAGCCGCCGTGCGCCCGGTCCCTGGCCAACAAGCACACGGCCACCGCCCTCAACCGGCTCCGTGCCGCGGTCGAGGCCGAGAAGGCCGTGCTGGACGACCCCATGGCACTGGTCGCCGCCCAGGACGCCTTTCACGCCCTGCTCGTCGAACTCGCCGGGAACCAGACGCTCAACCTGCTGAGCAGCATGCTGCGCTACATCGTTGACCGTGCCAATGCCGCTCACCTGGCCGACGCCCTCGATTCCGAGGTCCACAAGAGCCAGAGCCGCAAGGCGCACCGCACCCACGTCAAGCTCGTGGATCTCATCGCGGCGGGCAAGGCCGACGAAGCCGAGAAGCTCTGGGCACGCCACATCACCGCCGCGGACGACGCGGTCAACGCGGCGGGGTCCAAGACGCTGCTGGACCTCCTCAACTGA